The sequence TACCAAAGTTACGGAATTTCATTAGGTCACGAATTTCAAGAGAAACTAGATCGCCTAAAGTTTTTACTTCACCTGCTTTTAAAGAGTTATAAGCACGAACTGAAAGCTCAAGGTCAGCAATAGAAGTTTCAAGGATTGCACGTCTCTTGATTTCTACTGGATCTAATTCTTCAGGAGTTTCACGTTTTTGCATCTCAAAAGTGATGTCTTTATCCGTGATTTGTGCAAAATGCTGAATCAAAATGTTTGCAGCACCTTGTAACGCTTCCTGAGGATCAACAGAACCATCAGTTTCAATTGTAATTACAAGTTTTTCGTAGTCAGTACGTTGCTCTACACGTGTATTCTCAACATGGTAATCCACGTTTTTGATTGGTGTAAATACAGCATCAATTGGAGTATATCCAACTGCATCTGTAGTATCGCTTACTAACTGCTCTTTTGAAGGTAAATAACCTCTACCAGCTTGAACAGATAATTCAATACTTAAGCTATTAGCACCATCTAAGTTACAGATTACTAAATCTGGGTTTAAGATTGTGTACTCATCAGTAAATTGAGCAACGTCTCCTGCAGTAAGTTGAGTTTTACCACTGAAATCAATACTAATTTTTTGTGAAGGCTCCTCAATATTAGCAGCTTTCTTAATACGAATCTGCTTAAGATTAAGAATAATTTCAGATACCTCTTCTACTACTCCATTAATTTTTGATGATTCTTGAACGACATTAGGAAATTTAACTCCTACTACCGCGTATCCTTCTAGAGATGAAAGTAATATTCGTCTGAAAGAATTACCGATAGTTGCACCGAAACCTCTTTCAAGTGGTTTGAATTCAAAAAGACCTTTATTTGAATTATCGGTCTTTTCCATTACTACTTTATCTGGCTTTTGGAAAGATAGTACTGACATATTATATATTCTACGTTGAAATTATTTCCTCAAAAATTAATTACTTTTAATCTCCATCTTGCTCCTTATTTGGGGATAAAAGTACGTTTTAAGCGTAATTCTATTTAT is a genomic window of Flammeovirga pectinis containing:
- a CDS encoding DNA-directed RNA polymerase subunit alpha, which gives rise to MSVLSFQKPDKVVMEKTDNSNKGLFEFKPLERGFGATIGNSFRRILLSSLEGYAVVGVKFPNVVQESSKINGVVEEVSEIILNLKQIRIKKAANIEEPSQKISIDFSGKTQLTAGDVAQFTDEYTILNPDLVICNLDGANSLSIELSVQAGRGYLPSKEQLVSDTTDAVGYTPIDAVFTPIKNVDYHVENTRVEQRTDYEKLVITIETDGSVDPQEALQGAANILIQHFAQITDKDITFEMQKRETPEELDPVEIKRRAILETSIADLELSVRAYNSLKAGEVKTLGDLVSLEIRDLMKFRNFGKKTLTELEELLSERDLTFGMDVSKYRLGQD